In Pantoea cypripedii, the following proteins share a genomic window:
- a CDS encoding STY4534 family ICE replication protein, with product MTANTATPASNDSASGTQQKKEFFNLNVSGIGYLSSIRRVQGPNGEFTCAVINALTGPTDNASYTRFDVTIAGAETTKLINRCQKAVDEEEKVLTGFVLSGLKADVFTLQSGEHAGESRPSLKARLIKVEFIKKGQDVVYQAPNASQTPESGSSAPKEYDANSF from the coding sequence ATGACTGCAAACACTGCCACCCCTGCTTCAAACGACTCTGCTTCTGGTACTCAGCAGAAAAAAGAGTTTTTCAACCTTAACGTCAGTGGTATCGGCTATCTCAGTTCGATACGCCGCGTACAGGGCCCCAACGGCGAATTCACCTGCGCTGTTATCAATGCCCTGACCGGTCCGACGGACAATGCGTCTTATACCCGTTTCGATGTCACCATCGCGGGAGCAGAGACCACCAAACTTATCAACCGCTGCCAGAAGGCCGTTGATGAAGAAGAAAAGGTGCTGACTGGCTTCGTGCTGAGCGGACTGAAAGCCGATGTGTTTACCCTGCAGTCGGGGGAGCACGCCGGTGAAAGCCGCCCTTCCCTGAAGGCCCGCCTGATTAAGGTGGAGTTCATCAAGAAAGGACAGGACGTCGTTTATCAGGCCCCCAATGCTTCCCAGACGCCGGAATCCGGTTCATCGGCTCCGAAAGAGTACGATGCGAACTCATTCTAA
- a CDS encoding single-stranded DNA-binding protein: protein MSARGVNKVIIVGHLGQDPEVRYMPNGNAVTGLNLATSETWRDKQTGENRENTEWHRVVLFGKLAEVAGEYLRKGSQVYIEGQLRTRKWTDNSGTDRWTTEIVVGVNGTMQMLGGGRNNGTSTTGNNAPSGQQSGWGEPQQPQQTPSAPRNTANEPPMDFDDDIPFAPLGLSIPNHALYAIS, encoded by the coding sequence ATGTCCGCACGCGGCGTCAACAAGGTGATTATTGTCGGTCACTTAGGGCAGGACCCTGAAGTACGTTACATGCCAAATGGTAATGCAGTGACCGGATTAAATCTGGCCACATCTGAAACCTGGCGTGATAAACAGACCGGTGAAAACCGTGAAAATACTGAATGGCATCGTGTCGTGCTGTTTGGCAAGCTGGCTGAGGTGGCCGGTGAATACCTGCGCAAGGGTTCACAGGTGTATATCGAAGGTCAGCTGCGCACCCGAAAATGGACGGACAACAGCGGCACTGACCGCTGGACAACCGAAATCGTTGTAGGGGTAAACGGAACGATGCAGATGCTGGGCGGTGGTCGTAACAACGGCACCAGTACCACTGGAAACAATGCGCCGTCAGGTCAGCAGAGTGGCTGGGGCGAGCCTCAGCAACCTCAGCAGACACCGTCAGCGCCACGAAATACGGCGAATGAGCCACCGATGGATTTTGACGACGATATTCCGTTTGCGCCGCTCGGGCTCAGTATCCCGAACCATGCGTTATACGCGATTTCATAA
- a CDS encoding DUF29 domain-containing protein: protein MTTRYDSDFYGWTREQADLLRSGKLAQLDTVNLLEEIESMGNSQRNELESRLEVLFLHLLKWTFQPSHRGKSWQLTIAEQRRKIERRLAKSPSLKHDLDEIALDAYGDAILSAARETGMDEHVFPESCPWSVEQAMTHDFFPG, encoded by the coding sequence ATGACAACCCGATATGACAGTGACTTTTATGGCTGGACCAGAGAACAGGCAGATTTGCTGCGCTCAGGCAAGCTCGCACAACTGGACACTGTGAACCTTCTGGAGGAAATCGAAAGTATGGGCAACAGCCAGAGGAATGAGCTGGAATCCAGACTGGAGGTTCTGTTTCTTCATTTACTGAAGTGGACATTCCAGCCCTCCCACAGGGGAAAAAGCTGGCAGCTCACCATAGCAGAACAACGACGGAAAATTGAACGTCGCCTGGCGAAAAGTCCAAGTCTGAAACATGATCTGGATGAAATAGCCCTGGATGCTTATGGTGATGCCATTTTGTCTGCGGCGCGTGAAACAGGCATGGATGAACATGTTTTTCCTGAGTCCTGCCCCTGGTCGGTTGAACAGGCAATGACGCATGATTTCTTTCCAGGCTGA